A DNA window from Bacteroides cellulosilyticus contains the following coding sequences:
- a CDS encoding DUF4143 domain-containing protein gives MFLFQKESFLYFYLFQRERNQIECLYEEEGITKTVDCRFPGRITCGSIYLFFPLTKYEPSLVKESSGDKKYYCIDNGLRSVLLNPQSEDNGKLLENAVYFYLRWNLPVQGSLHYYKGKNAGEYTIHVLPVWKWMLKTLSLSPKQ, from the coding sequence ATGTTTCTTTTTCAAAAAGAAAGTTTTTTGTATTTTTATCTTTTTCAGAGGGAAAGAAATCAAATAGAATGTCTTTATGAAGAAGAAGGAATTACTAAAACAGTTGATTGCAGGTTTCCAGGCAGGATTACCTGTGGAAGTATATATCTGTTTTTCCCGTTAACGAAATATGAACCCTCACTCGTGAAAGAGAGTAGTGGAGATAAGAAATATTATTGCATTGATAATGGTTTACGCTCTGTGTTGCTTAATCCTCAAAGTGAAGATAATGGCAAGTTGCTTGAGAATGCCGTTTATTTTTATTTACGCTGGAATTTGCCGGTACAGGGAAGTCTGCATTACTATAAGGGTAAAAATGCTGGTGAATATACGATTCATGTTCTTCCTGTATGGAAGTGGATGTTGAAAACGTTATCTTTGTCCCCCAAACAATAG
- a CDS encoding DUF3836 domain-containing protein, producing MKTLVVSVVFALTSVVNAVSNNNLEGFAYNTEMNEGRVKTETVFKVENRKYLHNHLQYNYSYNAEGRISAKEVLKWSKENQRFEKQYCLNFSYDGTDINVEYVAWNSKMNAYADVKAKTVYQTVYQINAMGANYQSYKWNKKDNSWNLTAEHSTQAEEIMLFAEK from the coding sequence ATGAAAACTTTAGTAGTATCAGTAGTATTCGCATTGACATCCGTAGTAAACGCAGTAAGCAACAACAACCTGGAAGGTTTCGCTTATAACACGGAAATGAACGAAGGTCGCGTAAAGACGGAAACTGTATTCAAAGTAGAGAACCGGAAGTATCTGCACAATCATTTGCAGTATAACTATTCGTACAATGCCGAAGGACGCATATCAGCCAAAGAAGTATTGAAATGGAGCAAGGAGAACCAACGTTTTGAAAAGCAATATTGCCTGAATTTCTCTTATGACGGAACAGATATAAACGTGGAATACGTAGCATGGAACAGTAAAATGAACGCTTACGCTGACGTGAAAGCTAAAACTGTTTATCAAACTGTTTATCAGATAAACGCAATGGGGGCAAATTATCAAAGCTACAAATGGAACAAGAAAGATAATTCCTGGAACCTGACAGCAGAACACAGCACGCAAGCGGAAGAAATTATGTTGTTTGCTGAAAAATGA
- a CDS encoding DMT family transporter, translating into MNEKKNYTYHLIAIFTVGVWGLTFISTKVLIANGLSPKEIFLLRFLIAYIGIWFISPRKLFANNWKDELWLLLGGITGGSVYFLTENMALGITLATNVAFIVCTAPLLTTIFSLMIYKKEKATRTLIGGSLMALVGVAMVVYNGSFVLKISPLGDFLTLLAALSWAFYSLIMKKMTGRYNTIFITRKIFFYGILSILPVFLFQPWQADLSLLLEPSVLLNLLFLGVLASLVCFAVWNVVLKNLGTVRASNYIYLNPLFTLVGSAILLNEHLTIIALIGAGCIMCGVYIAGRK; encoded by the coding sequence ATGAATGAGAAGAAAAATTACACCTATCATCTGATAGCGATCTTCACCGTAGGAGTGTGGGGATTAACCTTTATCTCCACCAAAGTTTTAATTGCCAATGGACTTTCTCCGAAAGAGATCTTCTTGCTTCGTTTTCTGATTGCCTATATTGGTATCTGGTTTATATCTCCCCGCAAACTGTTTGCGAACAACTGGAAAGATGAACTTTGGTTGTTATTGGGTGGTATTACGGGCGGTTCCGTCTATTTTCTGACGGAGAATATGGCTTTGGGCATTACATTGGCTACCAATGTGGCGTTTATTGTTTGTACGGCTCCGTTGCTCACCACTATCTTTTCACTGATGATTTATAAGAAGGAGAAAGCTACCCGCACTTTGATAGGCGGTTCACTGATGGCATTGGTAGGGGTGGCAATGGTGGTTTATAATGGGAGTTTTGTTTTGAAAATATCTCCGTTGGGCGATTTCCTGACTCTGCTTGCTGCTCTTTCCTGGGCATTTTATAGCTTGATAATGAAGAAGATGACAGGGAGATACAATACTATATTTATTACCCGTAAGATATTTTTCTATGGGATATTGAGCATACTTCCTGTTTTCTTGTTCCAGCCCTGGCAAGCAGACCTTTCCTTGCTTTTGGAACCTTCTGTCTTGTTGAACCTGCTATTTTTAGGTGTACTTGCTTCGCTGGTTTGTTTCGCAGTCTGGAATGTGGTGCTAAAAAATCTCGGTACGGTGCGTGCTTCCAATTATATCTATCTCAATCCGCTGTTTACCTTGGTAGGGTCTGCAATTCTGCTGAATGAACATCTGACGATCATTGCGCTGATTGGTGCAGGTTGCATTATGTGTGGGGTGTATATAGCAGGAAGAAAATAA